Proteins encoded within one genomic window of Citrobacter amalonaticus Y19:
- a CDS encoding trans-sulfuration enzyme family protein — protein MEISNMFLKNDDVATDDNLACSGLDEPHERYFGAVSAPIIQTSLFVQKNYQAYCDDMQHEAERYIYSRGLNPTVQMVEDKLAKLERGEACRCFASGMGAISAVLMANLNHGDHIILVNNVYGPTQALVRQMAEKFGVKYDIVLDGTLESIARKITPATRMIYTESPGTMTMNIVDLAAIAALARAHNITTVIDNTWATPLFQKPLTLGFDIVIHSCTKYLGGHSDLIAGAVITSHERMAAIRDFSHQLLGAVLSPFAAWLLLRGLRTLPVRMPRHQDNTLQVIEYLKTRPEVENIRHPSLVTPAQQSIIRRQMYGFSGLFAFEIRGGNFETVKRFIDACRVFKVGCSWGGYESLIISPNRGYNEPALAADNIASGLIRLSVGQESPALLIADLDAAFAAIADMSKGDK, from the coding sequence ATGGAAATCAGTAACATGTTTCTCAAAAACGATGATGTTGCCACTGACGATAATCTGGCCTGTTCCGGGCTGGATGAACCCCATGAACGCTACTTTGGTGCAGTCAGCGCGCCAATTATCCAGACCAGCCTGTTTGTGCAGAAAAACTACCAGGCCTACTGCGATGACATGCAACATGAAGCCGAGCGCTATATTTATTCGCGCGGGTTAAATCCGACGGTACAGATGGTGGAAGATAAGCTGGCAAAGCTTGAACGCGGCGAGGCCTGCCGCTGCTTTGCTTCGGGAATGGGCGCCATCAGCGCGGTGTTGATGGCGAACCTCAACCACGGTGATCACATCATTCTGGTCAACAACGTCTATGGCCCGACTCAGGCATTAGTCCGCCAGATGGCGGAAAAATTCGGCGTGAAATACGATATTGTGCTTGATGGAACGCTGGAAAGTATCGCCCGCAAAATCACTCCCGCCACCCGGATGATTTACACCGAATCGCCCGGCACCATGACGATGAACATTGTCGACCTGGCAGCCATTGCCGCGCTTGCCAGGGCGCATAACATTACCACCGTTATCGATAACACCTGGGCCACGCCACTGTTCCAGAAGCCATTGACGCTCGGCTTCGATATCGTCATTCACTCCTGCACCAAATATCTCGGCGGTCATAGCGATTTAATTGCCGGGGCGGTGATTACCTCCCACGAGCGTATGGCCGCCATCCGTGACTTCTCCCACCAGTTGCTGGGCGCGGTACTGTCGCCGTTCGCCGCCTGGTTGCTGTTACGTGGGCTGCGTACGCTGCCGGTGCGGATGCCTCGCCATCAGGACAATACCCTACAGGTGATTGAGTACCTGAAAACCCGCCCGGAAGTGGAAAATATCCGCCATCCCAGCCTGGTAACCCCGGCGCAGCAGTCCATTATCCGCAGGCAGATGTACGGTTTCTCCGGTCTCTTCGCCTTTGAAATTCGCGGCGGAAATTTCGAAACGGTGAAACGGTTTATCGACGCCTGTCGGGTATTTAAGGTCGGCTGTAGCTGGGGTGGGTACGAAAGTCTGATTATCTCCCCCAACCGGGGCTACAACGAGCCTGCGCTCGCTGCCGACAACATCGCCTCCGGCCTGATACGCCTGTCCGTAGGCCAGGAAAGCCCGGCTCTGCTGATTGCCGACCTGGACGCCGCCTTCGCCGCCATCGCGGATATGTCTAAAGGAGATAAATGA